One genomic window of Pocillopora verrucosa isolate sample1 chromosome 8, ASM3666991v2, whole genome shotgun sequence includes the following:
- the LOC131793155 gene encoding uncharacterized protein gives MTQIRETIEALCNVLSNHSTTQVSAESFRLAKFDKDEATESLWLTLRTVLSVDDLEPESIRRDNIVSFCKHKLFHKGYRVRKFYQLPEDMSCGSRELMLALGWLIAKEDVMSASLTKLEPVVFEDPPLDSSLYEKIPLPRGLDALSELKNKKDHTNAIDLAESLIFRYNKLHSSLKSLLGAKNEHVKVICKLHSIPKSSKSQSSGHFSSQDIYFLHYPNELEKYQEKLEWFCGYAKALICWSLNELTFWKWMETVLDGKISDEGGKDTDEQSDDIRLQQQFSPSSDLQLAKGHQVTLSQILHAQEPTYRKVSKTWKKIKASLQSCEEGRANLADALSLLDSKLLSEIRELQKYSLKCQKKPKARGSVCLRKLTQGESNKASRTTKETANTSMASDEISRLQQEKEALQNELRSLEEVHREKMLQICQVRQDLVCISPGMTTNIM, from the coding sequence ATGACACAAATTCGGGAAACTATTGAAGCACTTTGCAACGTCCTAAGCAACCATTCCACTACACAGGTCTCTGCAGAGAGTTTTCGCTTGGCCAAGTTCGATAAAGATGAAGCAACAGAGTCGCTATGGCTGACACTTCGGACAGTTCTTTCTGTGGACGATTTAGAACCCGAATCTATCAGAAGAGATAACATAGTGAGTTTCTGTAAGCATAAGCTGTTTCACAAAGGATATCGAGTGAGGAAATTTTACCAGCTCCCAGAAGATATGTCTTGTGGCAGCAGGGAATTGATGTTAGCTCTAGGCTGGTTAATTGCGAAGGAAGATGTCATGTCTGCCTCATTGACAAAGCTGGAGCCGGTGGTTTTTGAGGATCCTCCGTTGGACTCGTCTTTGTATGAAAAGATTCCCTTACCTAGAGGACTAGATGCTCTttcagaactgaaaaataaaaaagatcatACCAACGCCATTGATCTTGCTGAAAGTTTAATTTTCAGGTACAACAAATTACACTCTTCGTTGAAAAGCCTTTTGGGTGCAAAAAATGAACACGTAAAAGTTATCTGCAAGTTACATTCAATACCAAAAAGCTCCAAGTCCCAAAGTTCTGGCCATTTTTCATCACAAGATATCTACTTTTTGCATTACCcaaatgaacttgaaaaatatcaagAGAAGCTTGAATGGTTTTGTGGCTATGCAAAGGCTCTTATTTGCTGGTCTTTAAATGAGCTTACATTCTGGAAATGGATGGAGACTGTATTggatggaaaaatatcagatgAGGGAGGAAAGGACACTGATGAACAAAGTGATGATATTCGACTGCAACAGCAGTTTTCACCAAGCAGTGATTTGCAACTTGCCAAAGGGCATCAAGTAACACTTTCCCAAATCTTGCACGCTCAAGAACCAACCTACAGGAAAGTTTCTAAAACATGGAAGAAGATCAAAGCAAGTCTTCAATCTTGCGAGGAAGGACGAGCTAATTTAGCAGATGCATTATCTTTGCTTGATAGTAAACTTTTGTCAGAAATAAGAGAACTTCAGAAATATTCATTGAAGTGTCAGAAGAAACCTAAAGCCAGAGGTTCtgtttgtttgagaaaattaaCTCAAGGAGAATCCAATAAGGCATCAAGGACAACCAAAGAAACTGCAAACACCTCCATGGCATCAGATGAAATATCAAGGTTGCAACAAGAAAAAGAGGCACTTCAAAATGAACTCAGAAGCTTAGAGGAAGTACACAGGGAAAAGATGTTGCAAATTTGCCAGGTTCGGCAAGATCTTGTCTGTATTTCCCCAGGTATGACAACTAATATTATGTAA